A stretch of the Gemmatirosa kalamazoonensis genome encodes the following:
- a CDS encoding serine hydrolase domain-containing protein: MPHGAVAGTLAVSALVGACAPAPVRRPTVPAPVTVEPSRLATVATLVAAPPAAVGMDPRLPARLDSIVRAALAADAAPGASLAVGRWGRLVHLRGYGATDWAPGAPAVTDSTLYDLASLTKVIATTTSAMILEEEGRLDVSRPVHDYLPELDAPDKAAITVRMLLTHSGGLEAYAPLYTKYRGRAEYLAQINARPLKYVPGTQMVYSDWDMVLLQAVIERVTGQTLDAFAAARVFAPLGMRDTRFTPDTADAALMRRTAPTVVDTSRGGLLHGVVHDGNAWALGGVSGHAGLFSSARDLATFAQTVLNGGTYGGVRVVAPQTLARWTAPQGPGSSRALGWDTPSGASSSGRYFSPRSLGHTGFTGTSIWIDPERGLFVVLLTNRVSSRGEGPVPTALRRAVADAVQRAVLDAPLVDWEAFGERR, from the coding sequence GTGCCCCACGGGGCCGTCGCCGGTACCCTCGCCGTCAGCGCGCTCGTCGGCGCCTGCGCCCCCGCGCCGGTGCGCCGCCCCACCGTCCCCGCTCCGGTGACGGTCGAGCCCAGCCGCCTGGCCACGGTCGCCACGCTCGTCGCGGCGCCGCCCGCCGCGGTGGGGATGGACCCGCGGCTTCCGGCGCGCCTCGACTCCATCGTCCGCGCGGCGCTCGCCGCCGATGCCGCGCCGGGCGCCAGCCTCGCGGTCGGCCGCTGGGGACGGCTCGTCCACCTGCGGGGCTACGGCGCCACCGACTGGGCCCCCGGCGCGCCCGCCGTCACCGACTCGACGCTCTACGACCTGGCGTCGCTCACGAAGGTGATCGCCACGACGACGTCGGCGATGATCCTCGAGGAGGAGGGCCGACTCGACGTGTCGCGCCCGGTGCACGACTACCTGCCGGAGCTCGATGCGCCGGACAAGGCGGCCATCACGGTGCGCATGCTGCTCACCCACTCGGGCGGCCTGGAGGCGTACGCGCCGCTGTACACCAAGTACCGCGGGCGGGCCGAGTACCTCGCGCAGATCAACGCGCGGCCGCTGAAGTACGTGCCCGGGACGCAGATGGTGTACAGCGACTGGGACATGGTGCTGCTGCAGGCAGTGATCGAGCGCGTCACGGGACAGACGCTGGACGCGTTCGCCGCGGCGCGGGTCTTCGCGCCGTTAGGCATGCGCGACACGCGCTTCACGCCGGACACGGCCGACGCGGCGCTCATGCGGCGCACGGCGCCGACGGTGGTGGACACGTCGCGCGGCGGCTTGCTGCACGGCGTGGTGCACGACGGCAACGCGTGGGCGCTCGGCGGCGTGTCCGGGCACGCGGGGCTGTTCTCGTCGGCGCGCGACCTCGCGACGTTCGCGCAGACGGTCCTGAACGGCGGCACGTACGGCGGCGTGCGCGTGGTGGCGCCGCAGACGCTCGCCCGCTGGACGGCGCCGCAGGGGCCGGGCTCGAGCCGCGCGCTCGGCTGGGACACGCCGTCGGGAGCGTCGAGCTCCGGCCGCTACTTCTCGCCCCGCAGCCTCGGGCACACCGGGTTCACGGGCACCTCCATCTGGATCGACCCGGAGCGCGGACTGTTCGTCGTGCTGCTCACGAACCGCGTGAGCAGCCGCGGCGAGGGGCCGGTGCCGACCGCGCTGCGGCGCGCCGTGGCCGACGCGGTGCAGCGCGCGGTGCTCGACGCGCCGCTCGTCGACTGGGAGGCGTTCGGGGAGCGCCGTTAG
- a CDS encoding HNH endonuclease, whose product MKHEPTAITLDHVTPRRGQTAYDRRDNLVLACQRCNGNKADTPILAFLLGRPQRAETLLRYGQHLSPMLLDLARQVAGEEAAARAERLADPDYPYAD is encoded by the coding sequence TTGAAGCACGAGCCCACGGCCATCACGCTCGACCACGTGACCCCGCGGCGCGGGCAGACCGCGTACGACCGGCGCGACAACCTGGTCCTCGCCTGCCAGCGCTGCAACGGCAACAAGGCGGACACGCCGATCCTCGCCTTCCTGCTCGGCCGCCCTCAGCGGGCGGAGACGCTGCTCCGCTACGGGCAGCACCTGAGCCCCATGCTGCTCGACCTCGCGCGCCAGGTCGCCGGCGAGGAAGCGGCGGCCCGCGCCGAGCGGCTCGCCGACCCGGACTACCCGTACGCCGACTGA
- a CDS encoding pseudouridine-5'-phosphate glycosidase — translation MIDIRHTDEVRDALHRGAPVVALESTIISHGMPYPQNVETARAVERVVRDAGAVPATIAVLHGVPTVGLDDDALELLGNDRTVLKASVRDLPYVIAAGRHGATTVSATMRLAALAGVRVFATGGTGGVHRGAESTFDVSADLTELARTDVAVVSAGVKSILDIGRTLEVLETLGVPVIVLGARTFPAFYSRDSGFPAPLTLDTPADVAAMLRAKRALGLACGTLVANPIPQDAEIPRAEIDPIIARALTEMDTAGIVGKETTPFLLKRIVEITGGRSLAANVALVKHNARVAAEIAVALAAEGA, via the coding sequence ATGATCGACATCCGACATACCGACGAGGTGCGCGACGCGCTCCACCGCGGCGCGCCCGTGGTCGCGCTCGAGAGCACCATCATCAGCCACGGCATGCCGTACCCGCAGAACGTCGAGACCGCGCGCGCCGTGGAGCGCGTGGTGCGCGACGCGGGTGCCGTGCCGGCGACGATCGCGGTGCTGCACGGCGTCCCGACCGTGGGTCTCGACGACGACGCGCTGGAGCTGCTCGGCAACGACCGCACGGTGCTGAAGGCGAGCGTGCGCGACCTGCCGTACGTGATCGCCGCGGGTCGCCACGGCGCGACGACCGTCTCGGCGACGATGCGCCTCGCGGCGCTCGCCGGCGTGCGCGTGTTCGCCACCGGCGGCACCGGCGGCGTGCACCGCGGCGCGGAGTCGACGTTCGACGTGTCGGCCGATCTCACCGAGCTCGCGCGCACCGACGTCGCCGTCGTGAGCGCGGGGGTGAAGAGCATCCTCGACATCGGCCGCACGCTCGAGGTGCTCGAGACGCTCGGCGTGCCCGTGATCGTGCTCGGCGCGCGGACGTTTCCCGCGTTCTACTCGCGCGACAGCGGCTTCCCCGCGCCGCTCACGCTCGACACGCCGGCCGACGTCGCCGCCATGCTGCGGGCGAAGCGCGCGCTCGGCCTCGCGTGCGGCACACTCGTCGCGAACCCGATCCCGCAGGATGCCGAGATCCCGCGCGCGGAGATCGACCCGATCATCGCGCGCGCGCTGACCGAGATGGACACGGCCGGCATCGTCGGCAAGGAGACGACGCCGTTCCTGCTGAAGCGCATCGTCGAGATCACCGGCGGCCGCAGCCTCGCGGCGAACGTGGCGCTCGTGAAGCACAACGCGCGCGTCGCCGCGGAGATCGCCGTCGCGCTCGCGGCGGAGGGCGCCTAA
- a CDS encoding HAD family hydrolase, with protein sequence MRAIIFDLDNCLAPASEVHESLVEPVFAAIRGANRGDVEPDALDAALRDFWVHAFDVVAERHGFTPAMRDAGWRAFSEIEVRAPMRGYGDLDVLPHLGDRRFLVTSGFRRLQESKVRALGIGAHFEELLVDAIEEPDRRGKEWLFVDLMTRHALPRDDVLVVGDNPDSELAAAERLGLRAVQILRPGVVRARATAHVADLAELRAMLDAWP encoded by the coding sequence TTGCGCGCGATCATCTTCGACCTCGACAACTGTCTCGCGCCGGCGAGCGAGGTCCACGAGTCGCTGGTCGAGCCGGTGTTCGCCGCCATCCGCGGCGCGAATCGGGGCGACGTCGAGCCCGACGCGCTGGACGCGGCGCTCCGCGATTTCTGGGTGCATGCGTTCGACGTCGTCGCCGAGCGCCACGGCTTCACGCCCGCGATGCGCGACGCCGGCTGGCGCGCGTTCAGCGAGATCGAGGTGCGGGCGCCGATGCGCGGCTACGGCGATCTCGACGTCCTGCCGCACCTCGGCGACCGCCGCTTCCTCGTGACGTCCGGGTTCAGGCGGCTGCAGGAGAGCAAGGTGCGCGCGCTCGGCATCGGCGCGCACTTCGAGGAGCTCCTGGTCGACGCGATCGAGGAGCCGGACCGGCGCGGGAAGGAGTGGTTGTTCGTCGACCTCATGACGCGCCACGCCCTGCCGCGCGACGACGTGCTCGTCGTGGGCGACAATCCCGACTCCGAGCTCGCCGCCGCCGAGCGGTTGGGTCTGCGCGCCGTCCAGATCCTGCGACCCGGCGTGGTGCGCGCGCGCGCGACCGCGCACGTGGCGGATCTGGCCGAGCTGCGCGCGATGCTGGACGCGTGGCCGTGA
- a CDS encoding AraC family transcriptional regulator has translation MRSILEHVEPDPNSSFRLLTPHLPDVFLWHYHPEYEVVYIEGASGTRHVGDHISRYEGSDLVFIGPNVPHLNFDYGVTTAYRKVVVQLKPDFLGATAWDAPELAPIAALFERARSGLSFHGATKAAVGRQLTRLPALPPFQRLLLLLRIFERLASSDEATPLRAECAADAYDPQEQRRMRALGRFVADEYGRKIQLREAAAVVNLTDAAFCRFFKRMTRLTFTQFVNRYRVHQAQRLLLTGHSVTQAALACGFESVSYFNKVFRRVTGENPLRFRQRHRRGEHAVGRSIR, from the coding sequence ATGCGGAGCATCCTCGAGCACGTCGAGCCCGATCCGAACAGCTCGTTCCGGCTGCTGACGCCGCACCTCCCGGACGTCTTCCTCTGGCACTACCACCCCGAGTACGAGGTGGTCTACATCGAGGGGGCGAGCGGCACGCGCCACGTCGGCGACCACATCTCGCGCTACGAGGGCAGCGACCTGGTGTTCATCGGACCGAACGTGCCGCACCTGAACTTCGATTACGGCGTGACCACGGCGTACCGCAAGGTGGTCGTGCAGCTGAAGCCCGATTTCCTCGGTGCCACCGCGTGGGACGCCCCGGAGCTCGCGCCGATCGCGGCACTGTTCGAGCGCGCGCGGTCGGGCCTCTCGTTCCACGGCGCGACGAAGGCCGCGGTCGGGCGTCAGCTCACGCGCCTCCCCGCGCTGCCCCCGTTCCAGCGTCTGCTCCTGCTGCTCCGCATCTTCGAGCGGCTCGCGTCGAGCGACGAGGCGACGCCGCTGCGCGCCGAGTGCGCCGCCGACGCGTACGACCCGCAGGAGCAGCGTCGCATGCGCGCGCTCGGCCGGTTCGTCGCCGACGAGTACGGGCGGAAGATCCAGCTGCGTGAGGCCGCGGCGGTCGTCAACCTCACCGATGCGGCGTTCTGTCGCTTCTTCAAGCGCATGACGCGGCTCACGTTCACCCAGTTCGTGAACCGGTATCGCGTGCACCAGGCGCAGCGGCTGCTGCTCACCGGCCACAGCGTGACGCAGGCCGCGCTCGCGTGCGGCTTCGAGAGCGTGTCGTACTTCAACAAGGTGTTCCGGCGCGTGACGGGCGAGAACCCGCTCCGCTTCCGCCAGCGGCATCGACGCGGCGAGCATGCCGTCGGCCGGTCGATCCGTTAG
- a CDS encoding DUF2127 domain-containing protein has translation MTVPDLAAPRHHHRLHLGPPPPPIRQRDRVLLAIASFKFVKAALFVVVALGAFGLLSRRAAARAQDWVATLAATYDRGLTHRVVALLERISALSRHRLEALGVAALLYAALFVTEGIGLWRCRRWAEYLTVVATASLVPFEVYEITRRVTVPRVGALVVNLLVVWYLVRQIRRTAHHHR, from the coding sequence ATGACCGTCCCCGACCTCGCCGCGCCGCGGCACCACCACCGGCTGCACCTCGGGCCGCCGCCGCCACCGATCCGGCAGCGCGACCGCGTGCTGCTCGCGATCGCGTCGTTCAAGTTCGTGAAGGCGGCACTGTTCGTGGTCGTCGCGCTCGGCGCGTTCGGGCTGCTGAGCCGCCGGGCCGCCGCCCGCGCGCAGGACTGGGTCGCGACGCTCGCGGCGACCTACGACCGCGGACTCACGCACCGCGTCGTCGCGCTGCTCGAGCGCATCAGCGCGCTGAGCCGGCACCGCCTCGAGGCGCTCGGCGTGGCGGCGCTGCTCTACGCGGCGCTGTTCGTGACCGAGGGGATCGGCTTATGGCGCTGCCGCCGGTGGGCCGAGTACCTCACGGTCGTCGCGACGGCGTCGCTCGTGCCGTTCGAGGTGTACGAGATCACGCGCCGCGTCACGGTGCCGCGGGTGGGCGCGCTCGTCGTGAACCTGCTGGTCGTCTGGTACCTCGTGCGCCAGATCCGGCGCACGGCCCACCACCACCGTTAG